AAGAACCGCTCTAACTCGACCCGGGACAACGACTCGGGCAACCGGCTGTAGGCCGTGGCCTGCTGATCGGACAGGAACTCAACGGGCAACGCAGTGCCTCCTGCTGCTTACACCGCCCACCGTGGCGGCACCGCGGCGTACCTCAGCAGCGCAACCAAGGTCAACTCGCAAACCGGCAGGTCACGGCTTAGCGCCAGTCTTCGTTCCGATGTTCCTCAACACCCGGGATGGCCGGTGCCTGCCTGGAGCCCGCAACAAGCGATCGTCATGATGGGGTGCCGTTAACGACCGTGTCGCCAGCCCCAAATGCGGGTGATCTTTGATCGTTTGTCCAGGTTGATCTGAGGTTGTCCGGCACGATGGGAGTCCATGGGGCGGCAGCCGGTGGGCATGGACGAGCTGGTGGAGCACTGGACGGTGCTCGATGACGAGGCGGACCTGGTCGCGGGGAAACGTGGCGGGACGCGGTTGGGCTTCGCGCTGCTGCTGAAGTTCTACACCCGGCACGGTCGGTTTCCACGGGGGCGGGGGGACTTCCCGGCCGAGGTGGTGGAGTTCGTCGCCCGGCGGATAAATGTGCCGGCTGCCGAGTTCGAGTCCTACCAATGGAGCGGCAGCACGATCGAGTACCACCGTGCCCAGATCCGCGAGCATCTGGGCTTTCGGGTGTGTTCGGTGCAGGACGCGGAGAAGCTGACGGCCTGGCTGGCCGGCAGCGTCGCGCATGCCGAGCGGAACGCGGACCGGGTGCGCGATGAACTGCTGAAGCGGTGCCGGGAGGAGTTCGTCGAACCTCCGGCACCGGATCGGGTCATCCGCATGGTCCGCACTCGGGGCAGGGTGCTCGGACCAGGTCACTTGCGATGGAACGGTTGGACTGCGCGGCATAATCCGCAAGCGACGACGGGGGGCCACCATGCCTCTTGAGGGCGAGTACGGGCCGAGTCCGGCTCGGTGGATACGCGAACAGGTCGAGCTGTACGAGAGTTCGGGCGGCACGCGGGGGACGACGCTTTGGGACACGGGCCTGCCCGTCGTCATTCTCACCACGCGCGGTGCGCGGAGCGGCAGGCTTCGTAAGATCCCGCTGATGCGCGTGGAGCACGAGGGACGGTATGCGGCCGTGGCCTCGAAGGGTGGCTTCCCGCGTCATCCGGACTGGTACTTCAACGTCAGGTCCGACCCGCACGTGGAACTCCGGGACGGCGCCGTATGCCAGGACATGACGGCCCGTGAGGTTACCGGGGACGAGAGGGCCGAGTGGTGGGAGCGCGCGGTCGCCGCGTATCCGACATACGCGGAATACCAGGAGGAGACCGACCGCGTGATCCCCGTCTTCGTGCTGGACCCGTGTGCGTGGTAGGGCCGGACAGTCTCACGAGCGCCTGCCCCCGGCATGCGAACAGAAGAAGGCCCGGTGAGGCAGGGGCAAGGTCTCGTGAGACGGGACAGGCGGGCACCACCCGGCCCACCCCGAGGGAGGCCAAGAGGCGAATGGTCGACCGGATCTCTCTGCGGCACTCCACCGACAAGCAGACCGACGCGCGCCAGCGCCACGCCCTCGCCCCGCTGCTGGCCGCCGGCGCCCCACCTACGAAGACCCGGCCACCTTCCACCGCCGGCTCTCCCTTGACCGCACCGGCTTCACCAGGCTCCTGGACGAAGCCGTCGTCGGCGACACCATCCGCATCGCCGACGCCGCGCGCCTCTTCCGTTCCGTCGCCGACAACCTCGCCCTGCGTCCGGTGCTGATCCGCCGAGGTCTGCACCTGCGCGTCGAGTCCGGACTGCTGGCCGGCATCGATCTCGCATCCGATGTCCCCGGCACCAAGATGATGGTCTCCGTCCTCGCCGCCGTGCTGGAGTTCCAGCGCGACATGATCAGCGAGAACACCCGCGAAGGCGTCGCCGCCGCCGAAGCCGCCGGGTCGGTGCGGCTGGGTTAGCCGGTGGGGTCGAGGTTGAGGCCGAGCTCGATGCAGGTGGCGAGTTGGTGGGCCCAGGGCCAGGTTTCGGGGACGCGGATCTTGCGTGTGCGTTGGCCGCGGAGGGCAGAGTCCTGTGGCTGCTCGGGCTCGGTATGGCCGCTTGCAACCTCACGGGTGCCCGACTTGGCGTCCACTACGCGCTCCAGCGCGGAAGTCGATTCATTCGGATCGTCTTGCTGTGCGTCGTCATCGCGCTGGTCGTCAAGCTCGCCTACGACCAGTTCGCGTGGTGGCCACGAGCGAACCTCATCAGGGCAGCGCCTTTCGAGATCCGGTCCGCCTCGGGGCAGCCAGGGTCAGACCGTCGGCCGTGACCAGCCGGGCCGCCACGCCGGATTCGCCCTGCAACCGCACGGGCCCGTTTTGGAGTCGTGATCACGTGGCTGGGAAAGGATTGGACGGGGTGATGCTCGGGCTTGTAGCTTGCAGTGGACCGTGACACCGCCCGAGGAGGTGAGACCCATGAACGCTGTATCGCTGTGGGTGCTGCCCCTTCCGGTCACGGTCGGGCGATTGACGTAGGTGTCGCCGGGAGCGCCTCGACAACAAGGCACTCCCGAAAGGCAACACCTATGGACTCTCCGCAGTTCACCGCCGAGCCGTCGTCGAACGATACGGTCGAGCGCGACTTCACCGTGGGCGAGGGCCCCGGACTCCGGACGCCGGCCTCCGGCGCTGATCGCGCGCCCCTCATGTTCGACGTGATCATTGCCGGGTGCGGGCCGACTGGTGCGATGCTGGCCGCCGAACTGCGGCTGCACGATGTGCGGGTACTCGTTCTGGAGAAGGAAACCGAGCCCGTGTCGTTCGTCCGCATAGTCGGTCTGCATATTCGCAGTATCGAGCTGATGGCAATGCGCGGACTGCTGGATCGCATTCTCGAACGCGGAAGAAAGCGTCCGGCCGGTGGATTCTTTGCCGCCATCACCAAACCCGCGCCCAAGGGCCTGGATTCCGCGCACGCCTATGTGCTGGGCATCCCGCAGCCGGTCATCGTTCACCTGCTCGAAGAGCATGCGATCCAACTGGGTGCGCAGGTCCGGCGCGGATGTGCGGTGGCGGATTTCGAGCAGGACGACGAGGGTGTGACCGTCGAGCTGGCCGACGGCGAACAGCTGCGTTCGCGCTATCTCGTCGGCTGTGACGGCGGGCGTAGTACGGTGCGCAAACTGCTCGGCGTCGGCTTCCCCGGCGAGCCCTCGCGGACCGAGACGTTGATGGGCGAGATGGAAGTGGGTGTGCCGCAGGAGGAGATCGCCGCCAAGGTGACCGAAATCCACGAGACCAACAAGATTTTCAGTCTCAGGCCTTTCAGCGAAGGGGTCTATCGCGTCGTAGTCCCCGTCGCGGGAGTCAGCGATCGCGCGGTACCGCCCACCCTCGAGGATTTCAAACAACAGCTGCGCACCGTCGCCGGAACCGATTTCGGCGTGCACTCCCCGCGCTGGTTGTCCCGCTTCGGGGATGCCACCCGGCTAGCCGAACGTTATCGGGTCGGGCGGGTGCTGCTGGCGGGCGATGCGGCACACGTCCATCCACCCACCGGCGGCCAGGGCCTCAACCTGGGCGTTGGGGACGCATTCAACCTCGGCTGGAAACTGGCCGCACAGATCCGCGGCTGGGCACCGGAAACACTGCTGGACACCTACCAGGCCGAACGTCATCCGGTCGCCGAGGACGTGCTGCACAACACCCGCGCCCAGATGGAACTGCTGTCCACCGAACCGGGCCCGCAGGCCGTGCGCAGGCTGCTCACCGAACTGATGGACTTCGACGAGGTGAACCGCTATCTGATCGAGAAGATCACCGCGATCGGTATCCGCTACGACTTCGGCGCAGGCCCCGACCTGCTCGGCCGCCGCCTGCGCGACATCGACGTGAAACAGGGCCACCTCTACGGTCTGCTGCATCGCGGCCGCGGCCTGCTGCTGGACCGCACCGAACGCCTGACCGTCGGCGGCTGGTCAGACCGGGTCGATTACCTCGCGGATTCCACTGCGGTGCTGGATGTTCCGTGCGTCCTGCTACGCCCCGACGGCCACGTCGCCTGGATCGGCGACGATCAGCAGGACCTGGACGACCACCTCTCCCGCTGGTTCGGCAAGCCCGCCAACTGATTTCGCCTGAGCAACCGAAAAGGCCCGTGAGGAAGAGGTTCTGGCGCACATTTCGCCCGCGCACAGCGAGTACATCAACTTCTTCGGTGCGATCGAGGTGGATATCGACCCGCTTTGTGTTGCTTCGTGGCCCGATGCTGTGCGGGTGCTCAGTGAAGGAGGGTGAGCAGGCCCTCGACGCCGCGGTGGAACGCGGCGCCGACGCTCTCGACGCCGTCGAGGTGGGCGCCGGTCACGGCGCCGTCGCGCATCATGACGAAGTGCCGTGCGGCGTGCTCTGGTTTGCCGCGCCGCGGTGAGTCCCCGAAGACCTGCGCAAACAGCTTCGTGAGCGTGGTCACGTACCAGGCTCGGTGATCGAGGACCACTTGGCGCACCGGGTCGTTGGGGTCGGGGTACTCGTTTGCGGCGTTGAGAAAGGCACACCCGCGGAACTCTGGTTTGGCCAGGTCGTCGGCAACGGCGGTGCCGATCGTGCGCAGCGCGTCGGCCGGCGACGGCGCGGCTTCGATGATGGCCTGCGCGTCGGCGCGGATGTGGGCGTCGACGCCGCGCAGGTAGGCGAGTACGAGGTCTTCTTTCGAGGGGAAGTGCCGGTAGAACGTCGCTCGCGTGGCTGGGGCCTCGGCGAGGATCCGCTCGACCCCGACCGCCCGGATCCCCTCGCGGTAGAACAGCGCGCTGGCCGTGGACAACAGCCGTTCTCGGGCCTCGGACCGCCCCTGCCTCCCCGAGCTGCTGTTCGGGCTGTCGGGCGCGGAGCGGATCGGTGTCGCCATGAACCGACCGTAACAGAAAGAACGATCGGTCTTGCAATCGCCGGCGATGTCTGCCAAGCTCGGCGCTGCAAGAGAGAACAGTCTTTCTACCTGGAGGCATCATGTCGAGCCGAGACGCGACCTGCCGGTGGCAGGGCGACCTGCTGCGCGTCTCGGTCGAGGTCACCCTGGGGCCGGCCACGGGCGGGGGCTTCGAGATCAGCGGGATGGCGGGTACCACGATCGCCCTCGACGCCGCCCTGACCCCGTGAACGCCGACCACCCGCACCACGCGCCGAGGGTCCTGGGGGACCCGCGAGTCGAGGAGCAGCGCGGGCAATTCGCCCTCGCTCGCCCACCTCGAGGAGAACGTCGCGGCCGCCACGCCTGCGGTTGACCGACGACCAGGTCGCGAGACTCACCGCAACAGCCCACCCGGCCGCCGCGGCCGACAACCAGGCATAGAGGGACGCGCACTCCATTCTCACGGTTGTCTCGGCGCTCACGGTTGTCTGGGCGCTTGAGAAGACCGCTTCCACATTCGGCTCGACGCAGCCTCCTTTCCCATGGGCACTGATCCACCTCGAATGAAGGGAATCTGGCATGACCACCACCCCGGCTGCGACCGGTGTCGCAGCGACACTTCGGCGGCTCTACTTCGTGCGTTTCGGGTTCGCCCTCGTCTGGGCGGTCCTGCTGTTCCTGACCGCGTCGAGCATCAGCCTGCTGACCGCGGCGCTGCTCGTGCTGTACCCGGTGTTCGACGTGGCCGCCGCCGTCGTCGATGCCCGCTCCGCGCGGGTCAACGTGGCCGGCGGGTCCGCGAACGGGTCCGCCGCGGGTCTCTACGTCAACATCGCGATCAGCACCCTCGCCGCCGTCGGACTCGCCGTCGCCCTCACCTCCGGCATCCCAGCCGTCCTGCGAGTCTGGGGGGCATGGGCCGTCGTGGCCGGCATTGTGCAGCTCGTCGTGGCCATCCGGCGGCGCCGACTGGGGGGACAGTGGGCGATGATCGCCAGCGGGGCCATCTCCGTGCTGGCCGGCGTGTCGTTCTTCCTCATGGCGTCGAGCGCAGGAGCTTCTTTGGCCAACGTGGCCGGCTACGCCCTGCTCGGCGGCGTCTTCTTCCTCGTCTCCGCGCTGCGCCTCGGACGGAACGCCAGCCAGAGCACCGGGTGGGAGGAACTGACATGACCGACCCGCGCCCGGGAATCCGCCTGACCACGCCCTCGGCGTGCGATGTCGGTGGAAATCAAGCGTGGTGATTTTCACCGACATCGCCGGAGACCGCGAAGATCGCGGAGACTTCGACCGGTGCCCCGGAAGGCAGGCTGTGCACCCCGATCGCGGCACGTGCCGCGGGAGGTCCGCCAAGGTGCGCGGCGACGCGCTCGCTGGCACCGTCGGCCACCGCCGTGTGTTCGGTGAAGTCCGCAGTGGTGGCCAGGTACACGGTCAGCGACACGGCTTCGGCCAGGCCGACCCCCGCGTTCTCCGCGGCGTGGTGGGCGGCGGCGATCGCCCGCTGCGCGGCGAGCGCGGCGAGTTCCTTGCCCTGCTTGAGATCCAGATCCGCACCCAGCCGCCCCGCGGCGACCAGGCGAGAACCGTTCCTGGGGGTCATGCCGGCGGTGAACACCAGGCCACCGGCCACTCGGGCCGTGGCGTAGTCACCCGCCGGTTCCGGGGCCTCGGGCATCGTCGCCGCACTCACAGCTGCGGGCCGATCTGGCAGGACGTCAGCACCTCGTGCCCGTCCTCGGTCACCAGCACCGTCGCCGACAGGCCGATTCCGGCCACTCCGGAGATCCGCAGCGTCGGAACGACGTGCACGACCATGCCGGGCTCGAAGGTGCGCTCCTCGGTCTCCTTCAACGACAAGATGTGCCCTTCGCCCCAGTCGGGGGCGAAGGCGATGCCGACCGAGTAGCCGCTGCGCTTGCGGTAGGTGTGCGCCAGAGCGGCCTCGGCGATGACCTCCTTGCAGATCTGGTGCGCGGCGGCGGGCGAACCACCGGGACGCACTTCGGCCAGTGTCGCGGCCCGGGCATCGGCGCACGCGCCGGCCATCGCCGCGGCTTGGCCGGATAGTTCCCCGGTCCACACGGTGTGCATGAGAGGCGCGTTGTACCGGCCGACGGTCGCCGACATTTCCAGCAAGACCGGCTCGTTCGCGCCGATCACCCGGTCGCTCCAGCTCGCGTGGATCGTTCCGGCTCGCGGCCCGGAGGCCACGAACGGCTCCATGCCGAAGTACTCCGAGCCGGTCTTGATCAGCCCGCTGAACGCCGCGGCCGCGACTTCGCGCTCGCTGGCTCCGGGCACCGCGGCCCGCGCGGCTGCGGCCATGCCCGCGTTCGTGCTGGCAGCGGCGGCGCGGATCTGCTCGATCTCTGCCGCGGACTTGATCAACCGTTGTCCGGCCAGGGTGTCGTCGACGTGCACGATGCGTGCGCCGGTGGCTTCGAGCTTGCCGGTCAGCTGCGCGAAAAGCGCCGGTGGGAAGAACCAGGACCGGGCCTCGACACCGACGGCGCGGGCGTTGGGCGCCATCTCCGCGAGCAGGTCGACGGTGGCCTGCACCGGGTCGGCGGTGTCGGGATAACCGACGATGTGTTCCAGGTGGGTGGTTTCCCCGGCGTTGACGGTTTCCGTTTCGCGGCTGAGCACCGCGACGTCACCGGCCGCCGTCACGACCAGGCACTGGTAGGTGTAGTAGCCGGGGGTTGCGTGACCGCTGAGGTAGCAGACGTTCTCCGGGGTGTGGACCACGGCGGCGTCGAGTTCGTGTTCCCGCAGCGCCTTGCGGAGCGTGCTCACGCGGGCGTGGTATTCCTCGGCGGTGAAAATCGGGGGCATGTCCTCGCCTTTCCAGGGTCGTATGGCGATCAGGCGTCCAGGATGATCCGATGTGGACTCGCGGTAGGTCGGGCCGGCAGCAGATCGGTACGCAGC
The sequence above is a segment of the Saccharopolyspora phatthalungensis genome. Coding sequences within it:
- a CDS encoding DUF4158 domain-containing protein, which translates into the protein MGRQPVGMDELVEHWTVLDDEADLVAGKRGGTRLGFALLLKFYTRHGRFPRGRGDFPAEVVEFVARRINVPAAEFESYQWSGSTIEYHRAQIREHLGFRVCSVQDAEKLTAWLAGSVAHAERNADRVRDELLKRCREEFVEPPAPDRVIRMVRTRGRVLGPGHLRWNGWTARHNPQATTGGHHAS
- a CDS encoding nitroreductase family deazaflavin-dependent oxidoreductase; amino-acid sequence: MPLEGEYGPSPARWIREQVELYESSGGTRGTTLWDTGLPVVILTTRGARSGRLRKIPLMRVEHEGRYAAVASKGGFPRHPDWYFNVRSDPHVELRDGAVCQDMTAREVTGDERAEWWERAVAAYPTYAEYQEETDRVIPVFVLDPCAW
- the rox gene encoding rifampin monooxygenase, with product MFDVIIAGCGPTGAMLAAELRLHDVRVLVLEKETEPVSFVRIVGLHIRSIELMAMRGLLDRILERGRKRPAGGFFAAITKPAPKGLDSAHAYVLGIPQPVIVHLLEEHAIQLGAQVRRGCAVADFEQDDEGVTVELADGEQLRSRYLVGCDGGRSTVRKLLGVGFPGEPSRTETLMGEMEVGVPQEEIAAKVTEIHETNKIFSLRPFSEGVYRVVVPVAGVSDRAVPPTLEDFKQQLRTVAGTDFGVHSPRWLSRFGDATRLAERYRVGRVLLAGDAAHVHPPTGGQGLNLGVGDAFNLGWKLAAQIRGWAPETLLDTYQAERHPVAEDVLHNTRAQMELLSTEPGPQAVRRLLTELMDFDEVNRYLIEKITAIGIRYDFGAGPDLLGRRLRDIDVKQGHLYGLLHRGRGLLLDRTERLTVGGWSDRVDYLADSTAVLDVPCVLLRPDGHVAWIGDDQQDLDDHLSRWFGKPAN
- a CDS encoding TetR/AcrR family transcriptional regulator; protein product: MATPIRSAPDSPNSSSGRQGRSEARERLLSTASALFYREGIRAVGVERILAEAPATRATFYRHFPSKEDLVLAYLRGVDAHIRADAQAIIEAAPSPADALRTIGTAVADDLAKPEFRGCAFLNAANEYPDPNDPVRQVVLDHRAWYVTTLTKLFAQVFGDSPRRGKPEHAARHFVMMRDGAVTGAHLDGVESVGAAFHRGVEGLLTLLH
- a CDS encoding DUF308 domain-containing protein, encoding MTTTPAATGVAATLRRLYFVRFGFALVWAVLLFLTASSISLLTAALLVLYPVFDVAAAVVDARSARVNVAGGSANGSAAGLYVNIAISTLAAVGLAVALTSGIPAVLRVWGAWAVVAGIVQLVVAIRRRRLGGQWAMIASGAISVLAGVSFFLMASSAGASLANVAGYALLGGVFFLVSALRLGRNASQSTGWEELT
- a CDS encoding RidA family protein, with the protein product MSAATMPEAPEPAGDYATARVAGGLVFTAGMTPRNGSRLVAAGRLGADLDLKQGKELAALAAQRAIAAAHHAAENAGVGLAEAVSLTVYLATTADFTEHTAVADGASERVAAHLGGPPAARAAIGVHSLPSGAPVEVSAIFAVSGDVGENHHA
- a CDS encoding M24 family metallopeptidase — translated: MPPIFTAEEYHARVSTLRKALREHELDAAVVHTPENVCYLSGHATPGYYTYQCLVVTAAGDVAVLSRETETVNAGETTHLEHIVGYPDTADPVQATVDLLAEMAPNARAVGVEARSWFFPPALFAQLTGKLEATGARIVHVDDTLAGQRLIKSAAEIEQIRAAAASTNAGMAAAARAAVPGASEREVAAAAFSGLIKTGSEYFGMEPFVASGPRAGTIHASWSDRVIGANEPVLLEMSATVGRYNAPLMHTVWTGELSGQAAAMAGACADARAATLAEVRPGGSPAAAHQICKEVIAEAALAHTYRKRSGYSVGIAFAPDWGEGHILSLKETEERTFEPGMVVHVVPTLRISGVAGIGLSATVLVTEDGHEVLTSCQIGPQL